DNA sequence from the Fibrobacter sp. UWB11 genome:
GTCTGGAGACCAGCAACGTCCTTGAGCACCTTATCGATGTCCTTGGTGAACTTCTGGTTCTTCATCAAGTCATAAGCAGCAGCAGAGGCATTCTTGGTCTGTGCAGTGAGGAGCTTGAGCACGCCGCGAGTCTGCGGAGCGTTCGGCTGACCCTTACCACGCGGCTTGCCACCGCCACCAGCTTTCTTACGAGGCTTTTTCGGTTCGGGCTTCTTCTTTTCTTCCTTCTTTTCTTCCTTCTGCTCAATCTGCATGGAAGTAGTAAGGTCCACGGAATCAGCGTTGTCGAATACGACTTCAGCAACGACCTGTTCGTACATGGAAGCCCAAATACACATAGCCAAAGCGATCACAAGAGAGACACCGGCGATTGCGCCCATCTTCTTGTCGGATTCCGGCATGAGCGACGCAATAAACGGATCTATGTTCTTCTTAGCCATTGATTATTCCTCCCCGCCGTTCTTCTGCATCACGGCGAATGCGATGTTCGTGTATCCGGAGAAGCCACAAGTAGCCATGACCTTATACATCGCATCATACGGGATGTTCTTGTCAATCTGAACAATGATGTGACCGGCTTCATCGGCAGGAAGGCCCATCTTGAGAGCGTGTTCCTGTTCGATTGCGCGACGATCCTTCAAGATTTCGTCCACCTTCGTAACGAGGAGGTCTTCCTGAGCGAGAACGTCAGCGGTCGGCACGACCTTTTCATTGTCAACGATAACGTAGTTAGCATCGACCACGACAGTCAGAGACACTTCCTTCGGCTGAACCTTAGAGGTAGAGATCGGAAGAATCAAGTTTTCTGCCTGAGTCAAAAGCTGACCTTCAGCGTCCATGTTCTTAATCATGAACACCAAGATGATGGTCATCATGTCCATCATGGACGTTAAGGAGAAAGGTACGTCTTCGCTATACTTACGAGATTTTCTAGCCATGATTAACCTCCCAACTTAGCAAGGTTGATCTTGCTGAAACCAGCTTCCTTAGCACGGTCCATGAGCTGGATGATCTTATCGAACTGAGCATCGTCGTTAGCAACG
Encoded proteins:
- a CDS encoding biopolymer transporter ExbD, with product MARKSRKYSEDVPFSLTSMMDMMTIILVFMIKNMDAEGQLLTQAENLILPISTSKVQPKEVSLTVVVDANYVIVDNEKVVPTADVLAQEDLLVTKVDEILKDRRAIEQEHALKMGLPADEAGHIIVQIDKNIPYDAMYKVMATCGFSGYTNIAFAVMQKNGGEE